From Rutidosis leptorrhynchoides isolate AG116_Rl617_1_P2 chromosome 3, CSIRO_AGI_Rlap_v1, whole genome shotgun sequence, a single genomic window includes:
- the LOC139896597 gene encoding uncharacterized protein, protein MYGSRGAMYGSGGLSDGYEIGSKRPRMMETNPYFAVSSGSSGGYDPYDHTGGYPPSTFPVVRLRGLPFNCTDVDIFKFFSGLEIVDMLLVNKGGKFTGEAFVVFTRPMQADLAVQQNHQNMGRRYIEVFKCKKQEYYNAVADEVKSEGFDTDYYKKPAPSRPKKAINKDLMEYTQILKLRGLPFTVEKSDILEFFKDYRVEDEKVHIACRPDGKVTGEAYVTFESTEEAMRAMAKDMKMIGSRYVELFPSTPDEARRAESRSRQ, encoded by the coding sequence GGCTATGTATGGGAGCGGGGGGTTATCAGATGGGTACGAGATCGGCTCAAAGCGACCAAGAATGATGGAAACCAATCCCTACTTCGCAGTGAGCAGTGGTTCAAGTGGCGGCTACGACCCATATGACCATACGGGCGGATACCCACCTTCAACGTTTCCTGTGGTCCGTCTCCGTGGCCTTCCGTTCAACTGCACAGATGTTGATATTTTCAAGTTTTTTTCCGGGCTCGAGATAGTTGATATGCTGCTGGTCAACAAGGGTGGTAAGTTTACCGGTGAGGCTTTTGTAGTCTTCACCCGACCCATGCAGGCTGATCTTGCTGTTCAACAGAACCACCAAAATATGGGTCGGAGGTATATAGAAGTTTTCAAGTGCAAGAAACAGGAATATTACAATGCTGTGGCTGACGAGGTTAAATCTGAAGGTTTTGATACTGATTACTATAAAAAGCCTGCCCCATCTCGCCCAAAAAAAGCTATAAACAAGGATCTAATGGAGTACACTCAGATACTAAAGCTAAGAGGGCTCCCATTTACAGTCGAGAAATCAGACATTCTTGAGTTTTTCAAAGATTATAGGGTTGAGGATGAAAAAGTGCATATTGCTTGCAGGCCAGATGGGAAGGTGACAGGAGAGGCGTATGTAACGTTTGAATCAACTGAAGAGGCTATGCGGGCCATGGCGAAAGATATGAAGATGATTGGGTCACGATATGTGGAGTTGTTCCCTTCAACTCCAGATGAAGCTAGACGAGCTGAGTCTAGATCTAGGCAGTAA